In the Chryseobacterium sp. MYb264 genome, one interval contains:
- a CDS encoding 7-carboxy-7-deazaguanine synthase QueE, with translation MNKEEDILLKEGKMLPVMEHFYTLQGEGAHTGKAAYFIRLGGCDVGCHWCDVKESWDPNLHPLMNAEEIAETAAKHCKTIVLTGGEPLMWNLDILTSKLKELGCTVHIETSGAYPLSGQIDWITLSPKKTGLPKEEIYQKAHELKMIVFNNNDFKFAQEQAAKVSEHCTLYLQSEWSKRDEMYPKITDFILENPDWRASVQTHKYLNIP, from the coding sequence ATGAATAAAGAAGAAGATATTTTATTAAAAGAAGGTAAAATGCTCCCTGTGATGGAGCATTTTTACACTCTTCAGGGAGAAGGAGCACACACGGGAAAAGCGGCCTATTTCATCAGATTAGGGGGCTGCGACGTGGGGTGCCATTGGTGTGATGTAAAAGAAAGCTGGGATCCGAATTTACATCCGTTAATGAATGCAGAAGAAATTGCAGAAACCGCAGCAAAACACTGTAAAACCATCGTTTTAACAGGTGGAGAACCGTTAATGTGGAATCTCGACATTTTAACATCCAAATTAAAGGAATTGGGATGTACGGTTCATATTGAAACATCAGGAGCCTATCCTTTAAGCGGACAGATCGACTGGATTACCCTTTCACCAAAGAAAACAGGACTTCCAAAAGAGGAAATTTATCAAAAGGCACACGAGCTTAAAATGATAGTGTTCAACAATAATGATTTTAAATTTGCTCAGGAGCAGGCTGCAAAAGTTTCGGAGCATTGTACATTATACCTTCAAAGCGAGTGGAGCAAACGCGATGAAATGTATCCTAAAATTACAGATTTTATTTTAGAAAATCCGGATTGGAGAGCTTCTGTGCAGACTCATAAATACTTGAATATCCCATAA
- the pgi gene encoding glucose-6-phosphate isomerase, protein MLSKINPTQTNSWKALDEQFANNDFDLRSLFQYNPNRFNEFSIKRPNFLFDYSKNLIDSKTKNLLLNLAEECELKDAISKMFSGDKINETEGRAVLHTALRDFSDKEILVDGENIKPQIRRVLDHMKSFSESIISGSHKGFSGKEITDVVNIGIGGSDLGPVMVVSALKHFKTRLNVHFVSNVDGNHIAEVVKDLNPETTLFIIASKTFTTQETMTNAHSAKDWFLKAGKQEDVAKHFVALSTNVQAVKDFGIAEENIFEFWDWVGGRYSLWSAIGLSIVLSVGYENFEQLLKGANDTDQHFQTAEFGENIPVLMGLIGIWYRNFYAATTHAILPYSQYLDRFPAYFQQGDMESNGKCVDRNGEFVEYETGPIIWGEPGTNGQHAFYQLIHQGTELIPADFIAYVESPNKISNHQDILLANFFAQTEALAFGKTEEEVEAELKASGKSDEEIDFLLNYKVFHGNTPTNSILINELTPFSLGQLIALYEHKIFVQGVIWNIFSFDQFGVELGKVLANKILPELENNENVTSHDTSTNGLINYYKANK, encoded by the coding sequence ATGCTATCGAAAATAAATCCGACTCAAACCAACAGCTGGAAAGCATTGGACGAACAATTTGCTAATAATGATTTTGATCTAAGAAGTCTTTTTCAATATAATCCGAACCGTTTTAATGAGTTTTCAATCAAAAGACCTAATTTTTTGTTTGATTATTCTAAAAATCTAATCGATTCTAAAACGAAAAACCTTCTTTTAAACCTTGCTGAAGAATGCGAATTGAAAGATGCAATTTCAAAAATGTTTTCAGGAGACAAGATCAATGAAACTGAAGGAAGAGCAGTTCTTCACACCGCTTTGAGAGATTTTTCCGATAAAGAAATTTTGGTAGACGGCGAAAATATCAAACCTCAGATCAGAAGAGTTCTGGATCACATGAAATCTTTCTCTGAAAGCATTATTTCAGGATCTCACAAAGGTTTTAGCGGAAAAGAAATTACAGATGTCGTGAACATCGGAATTGGTGGTTCAGATTTGGGACCTGTGATGGTAGTTTCGGCTTTAAAGCATTTTAAAACTAGGTTAAACGTTCATTTTGTTTCGAATGTGGATGGAAATCATATCGCAGAAGTTGTTAAAGATTTAAATCCTGAAACCACTTTATTCATCATTGCTTCTAAAACGTTTACAACTCAGGAGACCATGACGAATGCTCATTCAGCAAAAGACTGGTTCTTAAAAGCTGGAAAACAAGAAGATGTAGCAAAACACTTTGTTGCTTTATCAACTAACGTTCAGGCCGTTAAAGACTTCGGAATTGCAGAAGAAAACATCTTCGAATTCTGGGATTGGGTTGGTGGAAGATACTCATTATGGAGCGCAATTGGCTTAAGCATCGTTCTTTCAGTAGGATACGAAAATTTCGAACAATTATTGAAAGGAGCAAACGATACAGATCAACATTTCCAAACAGCCGAATTTGGAGAAAACATTCCTGTTTTAATGGGATTGATCGGAATTTGGTATCGTAATTTCTATGCTGCAACAACACATGCAATTCTTCCTTATTCTCAATATTTAGACAGATTTCCAGCATATTTTCAACAGGGAGATATGGAAAGTAACGGAAAATGTGTGGACAGAAACGGTGAATTTGTAGAATATGAAACGGGACCAATTATCTGGGGCGAACCTGGAACAAACGGACAACATGCTTTCTATCAGTTGATTCACCAGGGAACAGAATTGATTCCTGCAGATTTCATCGCATATGTTGAAAGTCCAAACAAGATTTCTAATCATCAGGATATCTTATTGGCTAACTTTTTCGCTCAGACTGAGGCATTAGCCTTTGGAAAAACAGAAGAAGAAGTGGAGGCGGAATTAAAAGCTTCAGGAAAATCTGATGAGGAAATTGATTTCTTATTAAATTATAAAGTCTTCCACGGAAACACGCCAACAAACTCTATATTAATCAATGAATTAACTCCTTTTTCATTAGGACAGTTAATTGCTTTGTATGAACATAAAATTTTCGTTCAGGGTGTGATCTGGAATATTTTCAGTTTTGACCAGTTTGGTGTAGAACTTGGGAAAGTTTTAGCAAACAAAATCCTTCCGGAACTTGAAAATAATGAGAACGTTACCTCTCATGATACATCAACAAACGGATTGATTAATTACTATAAAGCGAATAAATAA
- a CDS encoding exopolysaccharide biosynthesis polyprenyl glycosylphosphotransferase, translated as MLDLLVIASIFIFFFISRNEELKYNHESWYQNSFSLVLLFLFWMLLSGRTKIYNIPRNLTYTLFLERLVIHFLLFILGVFLIGKVSYNAFFNSDIYWLSFYLYFFVLLSKSIIYFGIKYFRSLGVNHRNIMFLNENSSTEILKSIFKERKDYGYKIFEYKNEDIHSGHIVKFWQDHGIHTLFLPTDHSFEPASEDYLFKLAEANKVHITLIPNIAQSDFFLYDLAYIQTQPVLNQARYPLDYYSNFLMKRTFDILFSIFVLVGICSWLFPIIAILIKSTSKGPVFFIQQRYGFHEEVFNCIKFRTMVVNDESTTKTTDENDSRITRIGKFLRKTSLDEMPQFLNVLKGEMSVVGPRPHMLAVDDYYKPKIGRYSLRSMASPGITGLAQVNGLRGDSGNVKVEMKKRVLADAFYVRNWSFMLDLVITLKTIILVLGGDKNAK; from the coding sequence ATGCTTGACCTTTTGGTTATTGCATCCATTTTTATATTCTTTTTTATAAGCAGAAATGAAGAATTAAAGTATAATCATGAAAGCTGGTATCAGAATTCTTTTTCACTGGTTTTATTGTTTTTGTTCTGGATGCTGCTGAGCGGCAGGACAAAAATCTATAATATACCGAGAAATTTAACATATACGTTATTTCTAGAGCGGCTTGTAATTCACTTTCTCCTGTTTATTTTAGGGGTATTCCTTATTGGAAAGGTGAGCTATAACGCATTTTTCAATTCTGATATTTATTGGTTGTCATTTTATTTATATTTCTTCGTACTTCTTTCGAAATCAATTATTTATTTCGGAATAAAATATTTTAGAAGCTTAGGGGTAAACCATAGGAATATTATGTTTTTAAATGAAAACAGCTCTACAGAAATTCTGAAGAGTATCTTTAAAGAAAGAAAAGATTATGGTTATAAGATTTTTGAATATAAAAATGAAGATATTCACTCTGGACACATCGTTAAATTTTGGCAGGATCATGGAATTCACACGTTATTCTTACCTACTGACCACTCATTTGAACCCGCCAGCGAAGATTATTTATTCAAACTTGCGGAAGCCAATAAGGTACATATCACGTTAATACCGAATATTGCACAAAGTGATTTTTTCCTTTACGACTTGGCTTATATTCAAACGCAGCCGGTTCTTAATCAGGCAAGATACCCATTAGATTATTATTCAAATTTTCTAATGAAGAGAACATTTGACATTCTGTTTTCGATCTTTGTTTTGGTTGGAATTTGCTCCTGGCTTTTCCCGATCATTGCCATTTTAATTAAATCAACGTCCAAGGGACCCGTTTTTTTCATACAGCAAAGATATGGCTTTCATGAGGAGGTTTTTAATTGTATTAAATTCAGAACAATGGTTGTAAATGATGAATCTACGACCAAGACAACCGACGAAAACGATTCAAGAATCACCAGGATTGGTAAGTTTTTAAGAAAAACCAGCCTTGATGAGATGCCCCAGTTTCTGAATGTTTTAAAAGGCGAGATGTCTGTAGTAGGCCCAAGACCGCACATGCTTGCAGTTGATGATTATTACAAGCCCAAAATTGGCCGCTACAGTTTAAGAAGTATGGCCAGTCCCGGAATTACAGGCCTGGCACAGGTTAACGGACTACGTGGAGATTCGGGAAATGTAAAAGTAGAGATGAAAAAGCGGGTTTTGGCAGATGCTTTTTATGTGAGAAATTGGAGCTTTATGCTGGATCTTGTCATTACTTTAAAAAC
- a CDS encoding glycoside hydrolase family 125 protein, translating into MINRRDFIKKSGLGLGFFTVPSSAKFLFANDFVSKRPNLNQRKFTSEAVEKTIKTIKKTIADEELAWMFENCFPNTLDTTVKFYQKNNKAYTYVITGDIDAMWLRDSSAQVYPYLSLANEDQKLKDLLKGVINKQVECVLLDPYANAFFDDSHKISEWKDDVTDMKPGIHERKWEIDSLCYVMRLSYNYWKTTGDSSVFDEDWKKAMLLILQTFKEQQRKDSKGPYSFERANGNPLDTQFGKGFGNPTKKVGLIHSMFRPSDDSTFYPFLISSNMFAVVSLRETSEIFSQILKDENLSNQFKSLAKEVDEAIQKYAILNHPTAGKIYALEVDGFGNALFMDDANVPNLLSIPYLGYASKEDEIYKNTRKFSLSHANPWFSEGKFAKGIGGPHIGEHKIWPLGLIMQALTTDNEEEIISCLKMLKATHAGTGFIHESFDVDNPKDFTRSWFAWANTLFGELILHLHKTKPEILKRKF; encoded by the coding sequence ATGATCAACAGAAGAGATTTTATCAAAAAATCAGGACTTGGATTAGGTTTTTTCACAGTTCCTTCCTCAGCGAAATTTTTATTTGCGAATGATTTTGTTTCAAAAAGACCGAATCTTAACCAAAGAAAATTCACTTCAGAAGCAGTTGAAAAAACAATTAAAACCATAAAAAAGACGATTGCTGATGAAGAATTGGCATGGATGTTCGAAAATTGTTTCCCGAATACGCTGGATACAACGGTAAAATTTTATCAGAAAAATAACAAAGCTTATACCTATGTAATCACAGGAGATATTGATGCGATGTGGCTTCGGGATTCTTCGGCGCAGGTTTATCCGTATTTAAGTTTGGCTAATGAAGACCAAAAATTAAAAGATCTTCTGAAAGGTGTTATCAATAAACAGGTTGAATGTGTTCTTCTCGATCCTTATGCCAATGCATTTTTTGATGATTCTCACAAAATCAGCGAGTGGAAAGATGATGTAACGGATATGAAACCAGGAATTCACGAGCGAAAATGGGAGATTGATTCTTTATGTTATGTGATGCGTTTGTCTTACAATTATTGGAAAACGACAGGAGATTCATCTGTTTTTGATGAAGATTGGAAAAAAGCAATGCTTTTAATTTTACAAACCTTTAAAGAACAGCAAAGAAAGGATTCAAAAGGTCCTTATTCTTTTGAGAGAGCGAATGGAAACCCTTTAGATACACAATTTGGTAAAGGTTTTGGAAATCCGACGAAGAAAGTTGGTTTGATTCATTCGATGTTCCGACCTTCGGATGATTCTACTTTTTATCCGTTTTTGATTTCTTCAAATATGTTTGCAGTCGTTTCTTTACGGGAGACATCGGAAATTTTTTCTCAGATTTTAAAAGATGAAAATTTATCCAATCAATTTAAAAGTTTAGCAAAAGAAGTGGATGAAGCCATTCAGAAATATGCCATTTTAAATCATCCGACCGCCGGAAAAATCTATGCTTTAGAAGTTGATGGCTTTGGAAATGCTTTATTTATGGATGATGCGAATGTGCCTAATTTACTATCGATTCCTTATTTGGGGTACGCCTCAAAGGAGGATGAAATCTATAAAAATACAAGAAAGTTTTCCTTAAGTCATGCCAATCCGTGGTTTAGTGAAGGTAAATTTGCGAAAGGTATTGGCGGACCGCATATTGGAGAGCATAAAATCTGGCCTTTAGGTTTAATTATGCAGGCTTTGACGACCGATAATGAAGAGGAAATTATTTCCTGTTTAAAAATGTTGAAAGCAACGCACGCAGGGACTGGATTCATCCACGAATCATTTGATGTTGACAACCCGAAAGACTTTACACGATCCTGGTTTGCATGGGCAAATACTTTGTTTGGTGAACTGATTCTCCATCTTCACAAAACAAAACCTGAGATTTTAAAAAGGAAATTTTAA
- a CDS encoding type II toxin-antitoxin system RelE/ParE family toxin, with translation MDFNFKFLPIAEENIEEATDYYAKISLKVLRDFNKQFDLSISRIIINPYFQKRYKSVRDFPVKKFPYIIFYEINEEEKMIYILSVFCTHQNPEKYP, from the coding sequence ATGGACTTTAATTTTAAATTTTTACCCATTGCCGAAGAAAATATTGAAGAGGCAACAGACTATTATGCTAAAATTTCATTGAAAGTTCTGAGGGATTTTAATAAACAGTTCGATCTTTCAATAAGCAGAATTATCATCAATCCTTATTTTCAGAAAAGGTACAAATCAGTAAGAGATTTTCCTGTAAAGAAATTCCCTTACATCATTTTCTATGAAATAAATGAAGAAGAAAAAATGATTTACATCCTCTCCGTTTTCTGCACTCATCAGAATCCGGAAAAATATCCTTAA
- a CDS encoding bifunctional 5,10-methylenetetrahydrofolate dehydrogenase/5,10-methenyltetrahydrofolate cyclohydrolase has product MAEILDGLKVSKEIKQEIKSEVEKILASKRRAPHLVAILVGNNGASKAYVNAKVKDCEEVGFQSSLVKFPSTVSESELLEKIAELNKDKSVDGFIVQLPLPDQIDQEKIINAIDPRKDVDGFHPTNFGKMALEMDTFLPATPFGILTLLERYNIETKGKDCVIIGRSKIVGRPMSILMGRKDFPGNSTVTLTHSYTKDIEEYTKKADIVITALGDPHFLKGEMIKDGAVIVDVGITRVDNDSPKGYYLAGDVDFDSCAAKASWITPVPGGVGPMTRAMLMKNTIIAYKTSVYND; this is encoded by the coding sequence ATGGCAGAAATTCTTGACGGATTAAAAGTATCCAAAGAAATAAAACAGGAAATCAAGTCTGAAGTTGAAAAAATCCTTGCTTCAAAAAGAAGAGCGCCGCATTTGGTAGCAATTCTTGTTGGGAATAACGGAGCAAGCAAGGCTTATGTAAACGCAAAAGTAAAAGATTGTGAGGAAGTTGGTTTTCAATCGAGCTTAGTGAAATTTCCAAGCACGGTTTCTGAATCTGAATTATTGGAAAAAATTGCAGAGCTTAATAAAGATAAATCAGTTGACGGATTCATCGTTCAGTTGCCTTTGCCGGATCAAATCGATCAGGAGAAAATCATCAACGCAATTGATCCAAGAAAAGATGTTGACGGTTTTCATCCTACCAATTTCGGAAAAATGGCATTGGAAATGGATACGTTCTTACCTGCAACTCCATTTGGAATTTTGACATTATTGGAAAGATATAATATTGAAACAAAAGGTAAAGACTGCGTCATCATCGGAAGAAGTAAAATTGTAGGAAGACCCATGAGTATCTTAATGGGAAGAAAAGATTTTCCGGGGAACTCAACGGTTACTTTGACGCACTCTTACACAAAAGATATCGAAGAATACACTAAAAAAGCAGACATCGTAATCACAGCTTTAGGAGATCCTCACTTCTTAAAAGGAGAAATGATCAAAGACGGAGCAGTGATTGTTGACGTAGGTATTACGAGAGTAGACAACGATTCTCCAAAGGGATATTATTTGGCTGGTGACGTAGATTTCGACAGCTGTGCTGCAAAAGCAAGCTGGATCACGCCGGTTCCGGGAGGAGTTGGACCTATGACAAGAGCGATGTTGATGAAAAACACCATCATTGCTTACAAAACTTCAGTCTACAACGACTAA